In a single window of the Planctomycetia bacterium genome:
- a CDS encoding M28 family peptidase produces MSKGQRDVLMGLVLLIAAGAGGAYLMFQKPVASASTTSVSAKTYPQPLVPFDGQQAMKHLQTICDLGPRISGTSAHAKMVDLIEKHFQDHGLTVKRQNFEAKQRSTLIPVKLTNLIASWKPERKVRLLICTHYDTRPLADQEKDSKDWRKPFLAANDGASGVAFMMEMARHLEALDAPLGIDFVCFDGEEYILDNRPSDQGGDQYFLGSRFFADEYAKQVKAGNSPWAYQEAILLDMVAGKNARFLMEGESMMKAPQMTERIWKIAEEHGAKVFVTQRGLPVLDDHLELHRVGIPAIDIIPVLPDNAREGLLSYPHWHKLTDIPENCSADTLEQVAKVLAFWMKNTK; encoded by the coding sequence ATGTCGAAGGGTCAGCGTGATGTACTGATGGGGTTGGTGTTGCTCATCGCTGCAGGCGCAGGTGGAGCTTATCTCATGTTCCAAAAACCTGTTGCCTCAGCATCTACCACCAGTGTCTCTGCAAAAACCTATCCTCAGCCACTGGTACCCTTCGATGGCCAGCAGGCCATGAAGCATCTGCAGACGATTTGCGATCTGGGGCCACGAATCAGTGGCACCAGTGCTCATGCCAAGATGGTTGACCTGATTGAAAAGCACTTTCAGGATCATGGATTAACGGTTAAACGTCAAAATTTTGAGGCAAAACAACGCAGCACTCTGATCCCCGTCAAACTGACGAACCTTATTGCATCGTGGAAGCCGGAACGCAAAGTGCGATTGCTGATTTGCACGCATTACGATACACGCCCCCTGGCTGACCAGGAAAAGGACAGCAAAGACTGGAGAAAACCTTTTCTTGCAGCCAACGATGGAGCTTCCGGGGTTGCCTTCATGATGGAAATGGCACGACATCTGGAAGCCCTTGATGCACCATTAGGCATCGATTTTGTCTGTTTTGATGGTGAAGAATATATCCTCGATAACCGGCCATCCGATCAAGGTGGTGATCAGTATTTCCTGGGGTCACGTTTTTTCGCGGACGAATACGCCAAGCAGGTAAAAGCAGGCAATTCTCCCTGGGCCTATCAGGAAGCTATTCTGCTCGATATGGTTGCTGGAAAAAATGCCAGATTCCTCATGGAAGGCGAATCCATGATGAAGGCACCGCAAATGACGGAGCGCATTTGGAAAATTGCAGAGGAACACGGTGCCAAGGTCTTCGTCACTCAGCGTGGCTTGCCGGTGCTTGATGATCACCTCGAATTACACCGGGTGGGCATCCCAGCCATCGATATCATTCCCGTACTGCCTGATAATGCACGGGAGGGATTATTGAGTTACCCGCATTGGCATAAACTGACCGACATCCCGGAAAACTGCTCTGCCGATACATTGGAGCAAGTTGCAAAAGTATTGGCCTTCTGGATGAAAAACACCAAGTAG
- the bamA gene encoding outer membrane protein assembly factor BamA — MPGSTVCIHSSLNHNRNTWRISLVLLLAVPFFGITKSLAQMPPEPPEPPRGLQTLLPSQAKDLQSMINPQAPPTPTLVIPAPRTTETLGLQQTPSQNITKIRFVGNRRLVEDQLKNQISSREGQPYIAEKVRNDVRTLDSTGRYIGGVRVEEIDTPEGKVLTFHVLERPLIEEIVYQGARHISRDDLELHTGLKKGFPMNVALNKVACQKLEQHYHSKGRWFAEVHLAEGSRQEDTRVVFQITEGPVVRVKKVNIVGATFVSAARLSIGSKMDTSDLLFGLFGSDYNPMSLEQDISKIIEYYKTYGYFDVKARKNVTWTQDMSGVEINIVVEEGPQYLVRDVKVLGNQKIDNEILLAHNQLKTGQTYTMKEMQAGLIRMQDEYGKRGYYGTKIAPEFNYSTEPGVMTVVYKVDESPGVTYLAEAKIVGNTVTRDDVIRKELRIVPGQILDATRIRESERNLARLGIFNMMNGGPRIYLEDPDSPSAFKNAIVQVEEDRTGSLNVGAAVGSDAGVNLQFALNERNFDILRFPTSWDDFSSGRAFRGGGQSFSIRAQPGNQFSNYSVSWTEPSLFNSDYSLNLGGYFFNRFYSEYHEQRLGGRIGIGKRLDDAWFFNVGFRAENIDVSNVAINAPVDYTSVEGVNSLFAPRISFIRDTRDSFLRATEGNKFEIGFEQAFGSYSFPIATVEDSQYFTVYQRPDGSGRHVLVFHGILGFSGEDTPVYERWFLGGARNLRGFAFRGAGPSVNGYKVGGTFNMVGNVEYQIPLDARDNLMAVAFCDFGTVESEVSLRDFRLSVGAGLRINVPMLSPAPIALDFGFPLMKKDTDVTQVFQFTVAVSW, encoded by the coding sequence ATGCCGGGCAGCACTGTCTGTATTCATAGCTCGCTGAATCACAATCGAAATACCTGGCGTATTTCCCTTGTCTTGCTGCTTGCTGTTCCATTCTTCGGGATAACCAAATCCCTGGCACAGATGCCACCGGAACCACCCGAACCGCCGCGCGGCTTGCAGACTTTATTGCCTTCGCAGGCTAAAGACCTGCAAAGCATGATCAATCCTCAAGCTCCGCCAACTCCTACGCTGGTAATCCCTGCACCTCGAACAACGGAAACACTGGGTTTACAACAAACACCATCGCAAAACATTACCAAGATTCGATTCGTCGGCAATCGCCGACTCGTGGAAGATCAATTGAAAAATCAGATCAGCAGTCGTGAAGGACAGCCCTACATCGCTGAAAAAGTGCGCAATGATGTGCGAACTCTGGATTCCACAGGGAGATACATCGGCGGAGTACGTGTAGAAGAGATTGACACACCTGAGGGCAAAGTTCTGACTTTTCATGTGCTTGAACGGCCACTCATTGAAGAAATTGTCTACCAGGGGGCACGCCACATCAGCCGGGATGATCTCGAATTGCATACCGGTTTGAAAAAAGGCTTCCCTATGAATGTGGCCTTGAATAAGGTCGCATGTCAAAAGCTGGAACAGCATTACCACAGCAAAGGCCGCTGGTTCGCCGAGGTACATCTGGCCGAAGGCAGTCGCCAGGAAGATACTCGCGTCGTTTTCCAGATCACGGAAGGACCGGTTGTACGCGTCAAGAAAGTGAACATTGTTGGCGCGACATTTGTATCCGCAGCTCGCTTAAGCATTGGTTCCAAGATGGATACCAGTGATTTGCTTTTTGGGTTGTTCGGCTCCGATTACAATCCCATGTCATTGGAACAGGATATCAGCAAGATCATCGAGTATTACAAAACCTATGGCTACTTCGATGTAAAAGCCCGGAAGAACGTCACCTGGACGCAGGACATGTCAGGTGTCGAGATCAACATCGTGGTTGAAGAAGGACCACAATATCTGGTAAGGGATGTAAAAGTACTAGGCAATCAGAAGATCGATAACGAAATCCTGCTTGCACACAATCAATTGAAAACGGGACAGACTTACACGATGAAAGAAATGCAGGCTGGCCTCATCCGCATGCAGGATGAATATGGCAAGCGAGGCTACTATGGAACCAAGATTGCACCAGAGTTCAATTACTCAACTGAACCTGGAGTGATGACGGTGGTTTACAAGGTCGACGAAAGCCCGGGCGTTACTTACCTCGCCGAGGCAAAGATTGTCGGCAACACGGTGACACGCGATGATGTGATCCGAAAAGAGTTGCGTATTGTGCCCGGACAAATCCTTGATGCTACCCGGATACGTGAAAGTGAACGCAATCTGGCTCGACTGGGTATCTTCAACATGATGAATGGCGGGCCTCGCATTTACCTGGAAGATCCTGACAGCCCCTCAGCATTCAAGAATGCCATCGTACAGGTTGAAGAAGATCGAACCGGTTCATTGAATGTGGGAGCAGCAGTCGGGTCGGATGCAGGTGTCAACCTTCAGTTTGCACTGAATGAACGCAACTTTGATATCCTGCGGTTCCCCACCAGTTGGGATGATTTCAGCAGCGGACGTGCATTCCGGGGTGGTGGACAGTCATTCTCCATTCGTGCTCAGCCCGGTAACCAGTTCAGTAATTACAGTGTCAGTTGGACTGAACCTTCTTTGTTCAACTCCGATTATAGCCTCAATCTGGGAGGTTACTTCTTTAACCGCTTCTACTCAGAGTATCACGAACAACGACTCGGCGGACGTATTGGAATCGGCAAGCGTCTCGATGATGCCTGGTTTTTCAATGTCGGGTTCCGGGCTGAGAATATTGATGTCAGCAATGTAGCGATCAATGCACCCGTTGATTACACCTCGGTGGAAGGCGTCAATTCACTCTTTGCGCCGCGAATCAGTTTTATTCGCGATACACGAGACTCATTCTTGAGAGCAACCGAAGGCAATAAATTTGAAATTGGCTTCGAACAGGCTTTTGGCAGCTATAGCTTCCCCATCGCCACTGTTGAAGATTCACAGTACTTCACTGTTTATCAGAGACCTGATGGAAGCGGTCGACATGTACTGGTATTCCACGGTATTCTGGGATTCAGCGGCGAAGATACACCGGTGTATGAACGCTGGTTCCTGGGCGGTGCCCGTAATCTGCGAGGCTTTGCCTTCCGCGGTGCAGGACCTTCAGTCAATGGTTATAAGGTCGGTGGAACCTTCAACATGGTAGGCAACGTCGAATATCAAATTCCACTCGATGCCCGTGACAACCTGATGGCTGTTGCCTTCTGTGATTTTGGAACGGTAGAAAGCGAAGTTTCCCTTCGCGATTTCCGTCTCAGCGTCGGTGCTGGATTGAGAATCAATGTTCCCATGCTGAGCCCGGCACCAATCGCACTGGACTTCGGTTTCCCGCTGATGAAGAAGGATACCGATGTCACTCAGGTATTTCAGTTTACCGTTGCTGTTTCCTGGTAA